TGTTACTTCTTCTACTTTTCCTGTTGTTTCTTCTGCATATGCCTGTATCGTATCCATTTGTGTCTTTAACTCTTCAGAATTATTCCTGCTTTCTTGGGATGCTTTTGTTAGTTTTATGGATGCGTTATCTACTTTTTCTGATGCTTCTTTTATTGAACTCATCGATTTTCTTAATTCTTTGCTCATCTCTGATAGTGCATTCGCCATCTGTCCTATCTCATCTTTGCTTTTGCTTTCAAAGTCTACTGTTAGATCTCCTTTTGACATCTTTTTAACGTTAGAAGTCAAATTACTAATCCTATCTCCAAAACTCTTTCCAAACATATAAGAGAATATTATGATCACAATTATTAATATGATTAAAATAACTATTATATTTTTGATTATTTCGTTTAGACCTAAGTCTATATCAACGTCTATTTCTTGAACAGATAAAGAAGGAAGTTCAAAGGAAGTTTCTAAAGGTATATTTATAGATGTTTCAACTTCTTCATAATCTTTACTTATTTGTACATAAATACCATCAAATTCATTTATCCCTGTATAATAACTTCTCATTGACTTATTTATAATATTTTCAGTAATAAATTGTTGATTAAGCTTGTTTTTATCCAAAAAGACTTCTTCTTTAGGGAATTTAGAATACAAAACATTATAATTTTGGTCAAAAATCGTGAGTTGTGCATTTAGTAAATTGGAAATTTCCAATAACTTTTGGTTTTCAAATTCTTCTAAAATAACAAGAAAACCATTAACTGTATTGGTTGCAATTGGATCCGCAACTGGAAAAATACCTATGAAAAAGGGGATAGAATCAAAAGTTTTTGTTGTTACAACAGGTGTTAGATATCCCATTTTTAAAATTTCTTCAAAGTTTTTTTTAAGGAAGTCTTCAATTTTCACGTCTTTTGTGTATTCGTATCCTTTTAAATATGTTTCGGCTTTCTTTTGTACCTTGTAAGTATTATTATTAAAATTGATTTCTATCCCAGAGCCGGGGGTTTCTGGAGGATATGTAATCCAAAGTTGTATACCGTTATATTCTTGGGTAGTAACAAATGGTTCAAGCAAACCATACCTTTCTATCAAAGAAATTGTTTTAGAAGCTGCCTTTTCTTTAATAGTAGCTTCTGAAGCTATTAACTTTCCGGTTTTTTCTAATGAAGTTTTTTCTGAATTTAAAAAATTGTTAAATATTATAGCCAATGTTCTTAGCGAATCATCAAAAGATTTTATGTAGCTTTCTTCTATTTGTTTAGAGATATCGGATTCAATTTTATCTATTTGTTCTAATAAATAAGCATTATAAAGATTAAGCTGTTCTTGAACCATTTTATTATATTCTTCTATTTGTAGAAAATATTCGTGGTTGAGTTTGTTTATAGATTCTAAAACTTTCATTTCGCTTTCCACAGAACGATTTTGAACAAATAAAACCATATAAGTTACTAAAAAAATGGTAGGAATTAAAGCAAGCAAAATAAGTATCAACCCTATTTTATTACCAAACTTGTTAAACCATCTCATCTTTGAATAATCTTTAATAGTTTTATCCATCTAAATACACCTCCATGAAAACGTTTTCTAACAATAATATTATACACAATTTAATAATTTTTTGTATCTTTCTAAAAGATAAAATTTTTGAACTATTCATCTTTAAAAGTAACTTATTAATCAGTTTTAATTAGATATTTTATAAAAATTTAAAATTTATTTGGTATAATTAAAATTAGACAGTACTTTAAAAATAATCTTTTGAATTTAAAATGGGTTTAAGGTGGAGCCCCTTTCTCTTCTCGGTACAAGTACCGAATAACTTAAGAAATAAACAATTTATCAAAATTAGATAGAGACTTTAAAATGGAGAACTTTTTAAAAATAATCTTTTGATTTTATAATGGGTCCAGGGCGGAGCCCTCTCCTATACTTCAGATGTGTACCGACAAAATCAAAGAAATAGATGGGAACTTTTAGAAAAGGAGCATTTCTGAAAATAATCTTTTGATTTTAAAAGTGGGTTCAGGGCGGAGCTCTCTCCCCTCTCGGTACAAGTACCGAAAAGTTAAGAGAATTAAATTGAAACTTTAGAAATAATGATTTTCTGAAAAATAAGGTTTTGAATTTAAAAATGGGTTCAGGGCAGAGCCCTCTCCCATCTCCCGGTACAAATACCGAAGAGCTAAAGAAATAAACAATTTATCAAAATTAGATAGAGACTTTAAAATGGAGAACTTTTTAAAAATAATCTTTTGATTTTAAAACGGGTTCAGGGCAGAGCCCTCTCCCCTCTTGGTACAAGTACCGAAAAGTTAAAAAATTCAGATAGTACTTTAGAAATAACGATTTTCTGAAAATAATCTTTTGATTTTATAATGGGTCTAGGGCGGAGCCCTCTCCCCCCTCGGTACAAGTACCGAATAACTTAAGAAATAAACAATTTGTCAAAATTATATAAAGACTTTAAAATGGAGACTTTTTAAAAGTAAGATTTTGAATTTAAAGTGGGTCCAGGGCGGAGCCCTCTCCCCTCTCCCGGTACAAGTACCGAAGAGCTAAAGAAATAAACAATTTGTCGAAATTAGATAAAGACTTTAGAAATAATAACTTTTTAAAAGTAAGGTTTTGAATTTAAAATGGGTCCAGGGCGGAGCCCTCCCTCCCTCTCGGTACAAGTACCGAAAAAGTTAAAAGAATTAAATGTGGATTTTCGAAATAATAATTTTCTAAAAATAAGCTTTTTATGGGTCCAGGGCAGAGCCCTCTCCCTTCTTGGTACAAGTACCGAATAACTTAAGAAATAAACAATTTATCAAAATTATATAAAGACTTTAGAAATAATAACTTTTTAAAAGTAAGGTTTTGAATTTAAAAGTGGGTCCAGGGCAGAGCCCTCTCCCCTCCTTCGCTACACGCAGCGAAGAAGTTAAAGAAATTAAGAATTAGTAGTTATTAGAAAGGAGAGAATATTTTATAAAAAAATAATTAATGAATATATTAAAATTCAAAAGGAGGAGATAATTAATGAAATTGGATGAAAGAATGCTAAAAAGTTTAAACGAACAAATAAACAAAGAGATATATTCTGCTTATCTTTATTTTTCCATGGCTTCTTATTTTGATTCAATAAATTTAAAAGGTTTTGCAAAATGGATGAAATCGCAGGTAAAGGAAGAATTGAATCATGCCCATAAAATTTACGATTATATTTATGACAAAGGTGGAGTCGTTGAATTAGAAGCTATTCAAGCTCCAAAAAATAGCTGGGAAAGTCCTTTGGAAGCATTTAAAGATGCCTATGAACATGAGATTTTTGTAACAGAATCCATTTATAAGCTTGTAGACCTTTCAAAAGAGTTAAATGATCATTCTACATACAATTTCTTACAATGGTATGTAGCTGAACAGGTAGAAGAAGAAGCTCAAACCAAAAATATAGTTGATGCTTTAGAATTTATTAAAGATGAAAAAACAGCATTATTTATGCTTGATATGGAACTTGGAAAAAGAGAGTAGATAGTATAAGTTAACATAAATTCAACTAAAAAAC
The genomic region above belongs to Petrotoga sp. 9PWA.NaAc.5.4 and contains:
- a CDS encoding HAMP domain-containing protein translates to MDKTIKDYSKMRWFNKFGNKIGLILILLALIPTIFLVTYMVLFVQNRSVESEMKVLESINKLNHEYFLQIEEYNKMVQEQLNLYNAYLLEQIDKIESDISKQIEESYIKSFDDSLRTLAIIFNNFLNSEKTSLEKTGKLIASEATIKEKAASKTISLIERYGLLEPFVTTQEYNGIQLWITYPPETPGSGIEINFNNNTYKVQKKAETYLKGYEYTKDVKIEDFLKKNFEEILKMGYLTPVVTTKTFDSIPFFIGIFPVADPIATNTVNGFLVILEEFENQKLLEISNLLNAQLTIFDQNYNVLYSKFPKEEVFLDKNKLNQQFITENIINKSMRSYYTGINEFDGIYVQISKDYEEVETSINIPLETSFELPSLSVQEIDVDIDLGLNEIIKNIIVILIILIIVIIIFSYMFGKSFGDRISNLTSNVKKMSKGDLTVDFESKSKDEIGQMANALSEMSKELRKSMSSIKEASEKVDNASIKLTKASQESRNNSEELKTQMDTIQAYAEETTGKVEEVT
- a CDS encoding ferritin, which translates into the protein MKLDERMLKSLNEQINKEIYSAYLYFSMASYFDSINLKGFAKWMKSQVKEELNHAHKIYDYIYDKGGVVELEAIQAPKNSWESPLEAFKDAYEHEIFVTESIYKLVDLSKELNDHSTYNFLQWYVAEQVEEEAQTKNIVDALEFIKDEKTALFMLDMELGKRE